CAGCTGATGATGTACTGGCAAATCCCGGAACCTTTTTTATTAATAACTACTTCTCGGAAGCTGATTATTTGGGATTTGGCCACATTGCCGGTGCAAAAAGGATCAATCCGATGTTGTTGGGCGAAGGTCAGATCAACTACAATGATGCTTCGATGAAAGTGGTAACTTACTGCTATACCGGACAAACATCTGCAGCAATTACCTCATACCTGAGAGTACTTGGATACGATGCCTACAGTATGGTATTCGGAATGAACAAACTTTACCATAGCAATGGCGCCTGGACTGCAAACAAATGGTCGGAAAGCGTTCCGAAAGAACTTCCATACGTAACCAATTAATAATTGATCTGCAATGAGAAAATTAGCAATTTCAATAATTACCATCCTGATGCTTGGCAATGTTTACGTTGCCAAAGCTCAGGGTTGTGGCGATGCTCCGTCTGACGAAGGTGTGCAGGTGTTTGGTTTTTTACAGGCACAATATGAGCAGCAGTTTCAGGATGAGACGAAAAGCACCTTTTCATTTGAACGCGCACGCATCGGAGTTCAGGGTATGATCCCTTACGATTTTACCTACTATGTGGTTGTTGAATACAGCCCTTACATTTCTCCCAATCCTTACCTTCTCGATGCCTATGTGGGTTACACACGATACAAATGGATAAAGGCTTCCGTAGGGTCATTCAAAACACCTATGGGACTGGAGGCCAGTATGCCATGTAATGGTTTGATCACGGTTTACCGTTCAACTGCAACTATGCAAATGGTGGCGCCATTCCGCGATTTAGGTTTGGTTTTTATGGGTGGCGATGCCAAAACCAAATTTCAATATTCACTGGCCATCATGAACGGTAGCGGATTAAAGGTGGAAGATAACAACAAAAAGAAGGACATTGTAACGAGAGTTCTTTACAGGCCTTGGGAATTCCTGCAGGTTGGAGGTAATTTCAGGTATGGATATCCCTCCTACAATAACAATGAGGATAGCCGGACAACTTATGGTATTGAGCTGAAAGCAAATCACAAAAACTGGACTTTGTTGGGTGAATACCTGGCAGATGAGGGAGACTATAACCGTGATCTTGGCGGTGGTTGCAGTGGCGAACTACTTGCACTTGGCGAAGAGAGAAGTGGGGGTTGGGCAGCATTGGCCTATAAAACCAAATGGGAAATAGAACCTGTAATTAAGTATGATTTCTTTGATTCAGGAAATGCTGCAGAATACAAGGAATCCAACATTACATTTGGAGTAAATTATTTCCCGAATGATTGGGTAAGATTGCAGGCCAACTACATCTATCGCACTGAGGAACCCACCGAATTAATGAACGATGCTTTTGTAATTCAAATTCAGGCTAAATTTTAAACACAAAGAAAATAGTTATGAGATATTTAAACAGATTAGCAGGAATGTTCCTGCTGGTGATAATGGCAACCGGCGCCTATGCTCAGTTTGATATTATTTCGGCAAAAGACGCCATCAAGCTGGTTGACGATCCCAATGTGATCATCATCTCCACCCGCAAGGCTGAAGATTATGCAAAAGTGCACATTCAGAATGCGATCAATG
This sequence is a window from Bacteroidales bacterium. Protein-coding genes within it:
- a CDS encoding outer membrane beta-barrel protein, translating into MRKLAISIITILMLGNVYVAKAQGCGDAPSDEGVQVFGFLQAQYEQQFQDETKSTFSFERARIGVQGMIPYDFTYYVVVEYSPYISPNPYLLDAYVGYTRYKWIKASVGSFKTPMGLEASMPCNGLITVYRSTATMQMVAPFRDLGLVFMGGDAKTKFQYSLAIMNGSGLKVEDNNKKKDIVTRVLYRPWEFLQVGGNFRYGYPSYNNNEDSRTTYGIELKANHKNWTLLGEYLADEGDYNRDLGGGCSGELLALGEERSGGWAALAYKTKWEIEPVIKYDFFDSGNAAEYKESNITFGVNYFPNDWVRLQANYIYRTEEPTELMNDAFVIQIQAKF